From the genome of Quadrisphaera sp. RL12-1S, one region includes:
- a CDS encoding class F sortase: MNAGPGREQRPDRGGRAGRVLTAVAVGGLALAATAPAAWLLTGASSRAAPLPGALPATVVTTTTSAPAPAAAAPSSSSSSSEGSHSAGTAAPALPRLVASAPAPAVVAAAPAPVRVRVPSLGVDAPVDPVGAGEDGSVVVPEDGARTGWWAPGAAPGDADGSVVLVGHVDTPAGPGALFRLREARAGQDVVVTDASGADHRYRVGATAQVAKADLPSAELFTGTGAPRLVLISCGGEFDRASHRYADNVVVVADRVS, translated from the coding sequence GTGAACGCCGGGCCCGGCCGCGAGCAGCGGCCCGACCGCGGCGGCCGGGCCGGGCGCGTCCTGACGGCGGTGGCGGTGGGCGGCCTGGCCCTCGCCGCCACCGCCCCCGCGGCCTGGCTGCTCACCGGGGCGAGCAGCCGGGCCGCACCCCTGCCCGGTGCGCTGCCCGCCACCGTGGTCACGACGACGACGAGCGCGCCGGCGCCCGCCGCGGCTGCGCCGTCGTCGTCGTCCTCCTCTTCGGAGGGCTCGCACAGCGCTGGCACGGCTGCGCCGGCGCTGCCGCGCCTGGTCGCCTCCGCCCCGGCTCCCGCCGTGGTGGCCGCTGCGCCCGCGCCCGTGCGGGTGCGGGTGCCCTCGCTCGGGGTCGACGCGCCCGTCGACCCCGTGGGGGCGGGCGAGGACGGCTCCGTCGTCGTCCCCGAGGACGGCGCCCGCACGGGCTGGTGGGCGCCCGGCGCCGCGCCCGGGGACGCGGACGGGTCCGTGGTGCTGGTCGGCCACGTCGACACCCCGGCCGGGCCCGGCGCGCTGTTCCGGCTGCGGGAGGCCCGGGCGGGCCAGGACGTGGTGGTCACCGACGCCTCCGGCGCCGACCACCGCTACCGCGTGGGCGCCACGGCGCAGGTCGCCAAGGCGGACCTGCCCTCGGCGGAGCTGTTCACCGGCACCGGCGCGCCGCGCCTGGTGCTCATCAGCTGCGGCGGGGAGTTCGACAGGGCCTCGCACCGCTACGCGGACAACGTGGTGGTGGTCGCGGACCGGGTCTCGTGA
- a CDS encoding RNA polymerase sigma factor — MEPVETADGAPGARAALDRAVERDFAAGHEDALARAYERWGALVHGLAVRAVGPVDADDVTQQVFISAWRDRDRYDPARGPLAGWLVGIARHRITDALRRRAAHREQPWDPTDPGGAQPAALGPGAVVEGADRSVEHVDVREEVEKLDQPQRRIVELAYWEDLTHAQISERTGLPLGTVKSHLRRTLVRLRGRLGGAGGTA; from the coding sequence GTGGAGCCGGTCGAGACCGCGGACGGCGCGCCGGGGGCGCGCGCCGCCCTCGACCGAGCCGTCGAGCGGGACTTCGCCGCGGGCCACGAGGACGCCCTGGCCCGCGCCTACGAGCGGTGGGGCGCGCTGGTGCACGGGCTCGCGGTGCGCGCCGTGGGACCCGTCGACGCCGACGACGTCACCCAGCAGGTGTTCATCAGCGCCTGGCGCGACCGCGACCGCTACGACCCGGCGCGAGGCCCGCTCGCCGGGTGGCTGGTGGGCATCGCCCGCCACCGGATCACCGACGCCCTGCGCCGCCGCGCCGCCCACCGCGAGCAGCCCTGGGACCCGACCGACCCCGGGGGCGCACAGCCCGCCGCGCTGGGCCCGGGCGCCGTGGTGGAGGGTGCGGACCGCAGCGTCGAGCACGTCGACGTCCGCGAGGAGGTGGAGAAGCTGGACCAGCCGCAGCGCCGCATCGTCGAGCTCGCCTACTGGGAGGACCTCACCCACGCCCAGATCTCCGAGCGCACCGGCCTCCCGCTCGGCACCGTCAAGAGCCACCTGCGCCGCACCCTGGTGCGGCTGCGCGGACGTCTGGGAGGTGCCGGTGGCACCGCCTGA
- a CDS encoding DUF4397 domain-containing protein produces the protein MRTTTCTAAVATAAAALVLVPAAAASAAGSAGGTATVSVLHAVPGLTVDVYANGSELIPDFTPGTLTDPQQLPAGSYDLAVFQAGQPSTGTPAISANDVEVPAGANITLVAHLDAQGQPKLTPFVNDTSAVPAGDARVTVRHVAAAPAVDVRAGGQPLVQDLSNPDEASAEVPAGTVSADVVATGTSSAVAGPTDLSLPAGTSTIVYAWGNPTAGGVQLALQRIEDLGGAPGGVAAGTGGLLDQGGVPGWLVATSAGALGAAVVAGVGAAAVRSRRTAGDRAA, from the coding sequence GTGCGCACCACCACCTGCACCGCCGCCGTCGCCACCGCCGCCGCCGCCCTCGTCCTCGTCCCCGCGGCCGCCGCCTCCGCGGCCGGCAGCGCTGGCGGCACGGCGACCGTCAGCGTGCTCCACGCCGTGCCCGGCCTGACGGTCGACGTCTACGCCAACGGCTCCGAGCTCATCCCCGACTTCACCCCGGGCACGCTCACCGACCCGCAGCAGCTGCCCGCCGGCAGCTACGACCTCGCCGTCTTCCAGGCCGGCCAGCCCTCCACCGGCACGCCCGCCATCAGCGCGAACGACGTCGAGGTGCCCGCCGGCGCCAACATCACGCTGGTCGCCCACCTCGACGCGCAGGGCCAGCCGAAGCTCACCCCGTTCGTCAACGACACCTCCGCGGTGCCCGCCGGTGACGCCCGCGTCACCGTGCGCCACGTCGCGGCGGCGCCCGCGGTGGACGTCCGGGCCGGCGGGCAGCCGCTGGTGCAGGACCTGTCCAACCCGGACGAGGCCAGCGCCGAGGTGCCCGCCGGCACGGTCAGCGCCGACGTCGTGGCCACCGGCACCAGCAGCGCCGTCGCGGGCCCGACCGACCTGTCGCTGCCCGCCGGCACCAGCACGATCGTCTACGCGTGGGGCAACCCCACCGCCGGTGGCGTGCAGCTGGCGCTGCAGCGCATCGAGGACCTCGGCGGCGCCCCCGGTGGTGTCGCCGCGGGCACCGGCGGCCTCCTCGACCAGGGCGGCGTGCCCGGGTGGCTGGTGGCGACGTCCGCGGGTGCGCTCGGCGCGGCCGTGGTGGCCGGTGTGGGGGCCGCGGCGGTGCGGTCACGCCGCACCGCCGGCGACCGCGCGGCGTGA